The Hymenobacter baengnokdamensis genome includes a region encoding these proteins:
- a CDS encoding LutB/LldF family L-lactate oxidation iron-sulfur protein — MKLTAFLQDAERKAFDLEHRRKIRFNIGKYDAAVSAGMQHYADHELARARASYIKHNILERLDEYLLEFEQNFTARGGRVVWANDAQEALAEIGRLTEARNARTVVKAKSMTTEEIHVNKYLQSRGVESVETDLGEYIVQLNGERPYHIVTPAMHLSKADIADIFVKHLGIEHTDDAQQLVLTARHLLRDKYTSAEVGITGGNFLIAREGAVAVTENEGNARLSATFPGLHIAVVGIEKLIPQLTDLDLFWPLLSTSGTGQQVTVYNTVYFGPRQPGETDGPEEMVVILLDNGRTNLLARPDRREALRCIRCGACLNVCPVYKNIGGHTYETTYSGPIGSVISPHLSGLKEHQHLSFASSLCGACTSVCPVRINLHNLLLLNRQQSVAEGHNAPVEKLAIGLWRWSMCHRWALDVLPGRLKDFSLGYLLDQAGWRKRRESLHVADKSFRQLWLAKS; from the coding sequence ATGAAATTGACCGCCTTCCTCCAAGACGCCGAACGCAAAGCCTTCGACCTCGAGCACCGCCGCAAAATCCGATTCAACATCGGCAAATACGACGCGGCCGTGAGCGCCGGCATGCAGCATTACGCCGACCACGAGCTGGCCCGCGCCCGCGCGTCATATATAAAACATAATATATTAGAAAGGCTTGACGAATACCTGCTGGAGTTTGAGCAAAACTTCACCGCGCGCGGTGGGCGGGTAGTGTGGGCCAACGACGCCCAAGAAGCCCTGGCCGAAATCGGCCGCCTCACGGAAGCCCGCAACGCCCGCACCGTGGTGAAGGCCAAGAGCATGACCACCGAGGAAATCCACGTCAATAAATATTTGCAGAGCCGGGGCGTGGAATCGGTCGAAACTGACCTGGGCGAGTACATCGTGCAGCTAAACGGCGAGCGCCCCTACCACATCGTGACGCCGGCCATGCACCTGAGCAAGGCCGACATCGCCGATATTTTCGTCAAGCACCTTGGCATCGAGCATACCGACGATGCGCAGCAGCTAGTGCTCACGGCGCGCCACCTGCTGCGCGATAAGTACACTTCGGCTGAGGTCGGCATTACGGGCGGTAATTTTCTGATTGCCAGGGAGGGGGCCGTGGCCGTGACTGAGAACGAAGGCAATGCCCGGCTCTCGGCTACTTTTCCGGGGCTGCACATCGCGGTGGTGGGCATCGAAAAGCTGATTCCGCAGCTCACCGACCTTGACTTGTTCTGGCCGCTGCTCAGCACCAGCGGCACCGGCCAGCAGGTAACGGTGTATAACACCGTGTATTTCGGCCCGCGCCAGCCCGGCGAAACCGACGGCCCCGAGGAGATGGTCGTTATTCTGCTCGACAACGGCCGCACCAACCTGCTGGCCCGGCCCGACCGCCGCGAGGCCCTGCGCTGTATTCGCTGCGGGGCCTGCCTCAACGTGTGCCCGGTGTACAAAAATATTGGCGGCCACACCTACGAAACCACGTATTCGGGGCCTATCGGCTCGGTTATCAGTCCGCACTTGTCGGGCCTGAAAGAGCACCAGCACCTGAGCTTTGCCAGCAGCCTGTGCGGGGCGTGCACCAGCGTGTGCCCAGTACGCATTAACCTGCATAACTTATTGCTGCTCAATCGCCAGCAAAGCGTGGCCGAAGGCCATAACGCGCCCGTGGAAAAGCTGGCCATCGGCCTCTGGCGCTGGAGCATGTGCCACCGTTGGGCGCTCGATGTGCTGCCCGGCCGCCTCAAGGACTTTAGTCTTGGCTACCTGCTCGACCAGGCCGGCTGGCGCAAGCGCCGCGAAAGTCTGCACGTAGCCGACAAGTCGTTTCGGCAGCTGTGGCTGGCCAAATCATAG
- a CDS encoding GxxExxY protein, whose protein sequence is MHENEIDGHIRTAAFKVSTVLGPGLLENVYKLALAHELRKAGLLVVTEVGVPVVYDGLQLDIGYRLDILVEKKVIIELKSVEALAPVHFKQLQNYLGLTGCKLGLLINFNVVSLREHIHRIVNKL, encoded by the coding sequence ATGCATGAGAATGAAATTGATGGTCATATTCGCACGGCAGCGTTTAAGGTGAGCACGGTGCTGGGGCCGGGTTTGCTGGAAAATGTGTACAAGCTGGCTTTGGCTCATGAACTTCGCAAAGCCGGATTGCTGGTGGTGACCGAAGTAGGGGTGCCAGTCGTTTACGATGGCTTACAGCTGGATATCGGCTACCGGTTGGATATCCTGGTTGAAAAAAAAGTCATTATTGAGTTAAAGTCGGTAGAGGCATTGGCCCCGGTGCATTTTAAACAGCTGCAAAACTACCTGGGACTCACGGGCTGTAAGCTGGGCTTACTCATCAATTTCAACGTGGTTTCGCTCCGTGAGCATATTCACCGCATAGTGAACAAGCTGTAA
- a CDS encoding M28 family peptidase, giving the protein MKSFSLWLAALALPALVQAQTSPAKTKIKLKNVPAAGIAPHGPVPVPAQTADYVTTYAERYITQEHLRRDLSVLASDEYEGRETGTKGQKMAAAYISKQFAADSLVAPVTTNTANPYLQTFNLERSAWQPGGTITVGGKAYEWLKDFYAFGRSPFQQATAVQPVFVGYGIEQGTYSDYAGHDVKGKDLIMLLGEPRTTEGKSVLSPDGSATKWAVDFRAKAALAAQKGARSVFFVDFSPKADFGKLAARLTPRIMQPTIAAADQAGGRAPSFFVSPALGLKLLGTSDATIRSYETATAAARQPVATKVKPAKFSISAPQERSAVSTENVLGFLPGTDKKEEILVVSAHYDHLGIIGGQVYNGADDDGSGTVGMLSIAQAFTKAAHAGHGPRRSILFLANTGEEKGLLGSEYYTDHPVFPLASTITDLNIDMIGRTDDAHQGKADYVYVIGSDKLSSQLHAALIAANQQHGNLDLDYRFNDPNDPNRFYYRSDHYNFAKKGIPVAFFFNGVHADYHEASDEIAKIEFDKLEARARLVFYLAWDLANREARPVVDSNKP; this is encoded by the coding sequence CGGTGCCGGTGCCAGCGCAAACGGCCGACTACGTTACTACATACGCCGAGCGCTATATTACGCAGGAGCACCTGCGGCGCGACCTCAGCGTGCTGGCTTCGGATGAGTACGAGGGCCGCGAAACCGGCACCAAGGGCCAGAAAATGGCCGCCGCTTACATCAGCAAGCAGTTTGCCGCCGACAGCCTGGTAGCCCCCGTTACGACCAATACCGCCAACCCTTACCTGCAAACCTTCAACCTCGAGCGCAGCGCCTGGCAGCCGGGCGGTACCATCACCGTGGGCGGCAAGGCCTACGAGTGGCTGAAGGATTTTTATGCGTTTGGCCGCTCGCCGTTTCAGCAGGCTACCGCCGTGCAGCCGGTATTTGTGGGCTACGGTATTGAGCAGGGCACGTATTCCGACTACGCGGGCCACGACGTGAAGGGCAAGGACCTGATTATGCTGCTGGGTGAGCCCCGCACCACCGAAGGCAAGTCGGTGCTCAGCCCCGACGGCTCGGCCACCAAGTGGGCCGTTGATTTTCGGGCCAAGGCCGCGCTGGCGGCGCAAAAGGGTGCCCGCAGCGTCTTTTTTGTCGATTTTTCGCCCAAGGCCGATTTTGGCAAGCTGGCCGCTCGCCTCACGCCGCGCATTATGCAGCCCACCATCGCAGCCGCCGACCAGGCAGGCGGGCGGGCGCCGTCGTTCTTCGTGTCGCCGGCCCTGGGCCTGAAGCTGCTGGGTACCAGCGACGCAACCATTCGGAGCTACGAAACGGCCACGGCCGCCGCCAGGCAGCCGGTAGCCACTAAGGTTAAGCCCGCCAAATTCAGCATCAGCGCCCCGCAGGAGCGCAGTGCCGTAAGCACCGAAAACGTGCTGGGCTTTTTGCCGGGCACCGATAAGAAAGAGGAAATTCTGGTGGTGTCGGCGCACTACGACCACCTCGGCATCATTGGCGGGCAGGTGTACAACGGGGCCGACGACGATGGCTCGGGCACGGTGGGAATGCTCAGCATTGCGCAGGCCTTTACCAAGGCCGCCCACGCCGGGCACGGCCCGCGCCGCAGCATCCTGTTTCTGGCCAATACGGGGGAGGAGAAAGGCCTGCTCGGCTCCGAGTATTACACCGACCACCCGGTATTTCCGCTGGCCAGCACCATCACCGACCTCAACATTGATATGATTGGTCGCACCGACGATGCGCACCAGGGCAAGGCTGATTACGTGTACGTTATCGGGTCAGATAAATTGTCGTCGCAGCTGCACGCGGCGCTCATCGCGGCCAATCAGCAGCACGGCAACCTCGACCTCGACTACCGCTTCAACGACCCCAACGACCCGAACCGGTTTTACTACCGCTCCGACCACTACAACTTCGCTAAGAAGGGGATTCCGGTGGCATTTTTCTTTAATGGCGTCCACGCCGACTACCACGAGGCCAGCGACGAGATTGCCAAAATTGAGTTTGATAAGCTGGAGGCACGGGCCCGGCTGGTATTCTATCTGGCCTGGGATTTGGCGAACCGGGAGGCGCGGCCGGTGGTAGACTCGAATAAGCCCTGA